ATATTGCGAGGAGGCTACCCTTGAGCATTTACACCAGATTTGCTTCAGCAAAGGAATTCCATTTGCCTCATTTCATGAGCCCCAAAGTGGACGCATTACCACCTTCATTCAGCACTCAAAGCAACCGCAAAAACTTACCAGTCTTTCGGCACTCGATAACGTTGAAGGATTTGTAGCATCACCATTCAGCCAAACAGGGCCAACCTACGTAATTGAACCAAACATGGTTCACACCAGCCATAAAACGGTGAAGGAGATATTGCATACCCTGTCGCAAGTAACCGCATCGGATGGCGTTGAACCACTTCCATCCGAGAGCCTTTATGAATCAACCGAGCAGGAGTTTGAAGATCAGGTAAGGGCCATGCAAACCGAAATTACCAAAGGGCATATAACCAAGGCTGTACTCTCGCGCATTAAACTGCAACCGCGAAGGCCCACAGAGGAGATTACTACAATTTTTAGTTCTCTTACTGACACCTACCCCGATGCCTTT
The Williamwhitmania sp. DNA segment above includes these coding regions:
- a CDS encoding chorismate-binding protein, which translates into the protein MKVEREYCEEATLEHLHQICFSKGIPFASFHEPQSGRITTFIQHSKQPQKLTSLSALDNVEGFVASPFSQTGPTYVIEPNMVHTSHKTVKEILHTLSQVTASDGVEPLPSESLYESTEQEFEDQVRAMQTEITKGHITKAVLSRIKLQPRRPTEEITTIFSSLTDTYPDAFVYLFNIPEVGCWMGASPEPLLTVVDNVAETISLAGTQSMDNRKMSQVTWQGKELKEQGIVTSY